AAGGAGCTTGAGGTCATAGGAGAGTCGGATGAAACAGGTACTACAATCCGTTTCAAAGCAGATTCTGAAATTTTTACGGAGACAACTAAGTACGAGTACAGTATACTGTCGACACGCTTACGTGAGCTTGCGTACTTAAACCGTGGTTTACGTATTACTATTACCGATGAACGCGGTGAGGAACCCGTATCCGAATTGTTCCACTATGAAGGTGGGATTAAATCATACGTTCAACATTTGAATGAAAATAAAGAGCCGATCTTTGAAGATCCCATCTACATTGAAGGCGAAAGAGATGGTATTACCGTTGAGGTCGCTATGCAATACAATAGCGGCTACGGTGAAAACTTATTGTCCTTTGCTAATAATATTCATACGTATGAAGGTGGAACACACGAGCAAGGTTTCAAGACTGCATTAACTCGCGTGATTAACGACTATGCACGTAAAAATGGTTTATTGAAAGAGTCAGAAGACAATCTGACCGGGGACGATGTGCGTGAAGGTCTGACAGCAATTGTTTCCATCAAGCACCCTGATCCTCAATTTGAAGGTCAAACCAAGACAAAATTGGGTAACTCAGAAGTTAGTACGATTACGAATTCTTTATTTTCCGAGGCACTACAGCGCTTCTTAATTGAAAACCCAGTAGTAGCACGTCAGGTGGTAGGTAAGAGTACGATGGCTGCACGAGCACGTATGGCTGCGAAAAATGCTCGTGAGTTGACACGTCGCAAATCAGCGTTGGAAATCTCGAGTTTACCGGGAAAACTATCAGATTGTTCTTCAAGAGATCCAGCTATTAGTGAATTGTATATCGTTGAGGGTGACTCTGCTGGAGGGTCTGCGAAAAATGGTCGCGACCGTCACTTCCAGGCGATCCTACCGCTACGAGGGAAAATCCTCAATGTAGAAAAGGCACGTTTGGATCGTATTCTAGGGAACGCAGAGATTCGTATGATTATTACAGCACTCGGTACAGGGATCGGACCTGAATTTAACTTGGATAAAGCTCGTTATCATAAGCTAGTTATCATGACAGATGCCGATGTTGATGGTGCCCACATCCGTACATTACTATTAACCTTCTTCTTCCGTTTTATGCGTCCACTAATTGAAGCAGGCTATGTGTATATTGCACAGCCACCACTTTATCGTGTGCGTTCAGGAAAAAGAGAAGAGTATTGTTATGACGAAGAAACGTTGCAAGAGATTCTGAGCAGTATGCCTGCTTCACCAAAGCCGGATATCACACGATATAAAGGTTTGGGTGAGATGAATCCTGAGCAACTATGGGAAACTACAATGGACCCTGATAAACGTACATTCCTACAAGTCCGTATGGATGACGCAATAGAAGCGAATGAAACGTTTGAAGAACTAATGGGTGATGAAGTAGAACCACGCAGAAAGTTCATTGAAGATAATGCAGGTTACGTACAAAATATTGATACTTGATAAACTCTGACAAGTTATTTAGCAATGAACGAACTCATAGATGTTAGTGGTGAAAGGAGCTTGACAACATGGCAGATTTGCCAAAAGGCGGAGTGCAGGAAATAAATATTAATACAGAAATGAAGACTTCATTTCTGAACTATGCGATGAGCGTTATCGTTTCTCGTGCGCTTCCGGATGTTCGAGATGGTTTGAAGCCTGTACATCGCCGTATCTTATATGCTATGCATGATTTGGGTATCACTGCGGAAAAACCGCATAAAAAGTCAGCACGTATCGTAGGGGACGTTATTGGTAAGTACCACCCGCATGGTGATAGTGCAGTATACGACACGATGGTACGGATGGCTCAAGATTTCAGTTATCGCTACATGTTAGTAGATGGACACGGTAACTTTGGCTCCGTTGATGGTGACGGAGCAGCTGCAATGCGTTATACAGAGTCTCGTATGTCTCGTATTGCAATGGAATTATTGCGTGATATCAATAAAAACACGATTGACTTCCAAGCAAACTATGATGAGCAGGAAAAAGAGCCTGTCGTCTTGCCGGGTCGTTATCCGAACTTGTTGGTAAACGGTACATCGGGAATTGCCGTGGGAATGGCGACAAACATCCCACCTCACCACCTCGGTGAAACGATCGATGCTGTACTCGCTTTGGCAGAGAATAGCGCAATTACAACTGAAGAACTAATGGAAATCATCCCTGGACCCGATTTCCCAACCGGTGGTATGATTCTCGGACGTAGTGGAATTCGTCGTGCTTATGAAACAGGTCGGGGTTCATTGATCATTCGCGGAAAAGCAGAAATTGAGACAGCTGCAAATGGACGTGAAACAATTATCGTCAATGAAATTCCTTTCCAAGTGAATAAGGCGAAGTTAATTGAGAAGATCGCAGAGCTCGTGCGCGATAAGAAAATTGACGGCATCACACATTTAGCAGATGAATCAGATCGTACAGGTATGCGTATTGTCATTGAAGTACGACGAGATGCCAATGCAAATGTATTATTGAACAATTTGTATAAACAAACTGCCTTGCAGACTAGTTTTGGGATCAATATGCTAGCACTGGTAGACAAGCAACCAAAAGTATTGTCATTGAAGGAAATTTTATATCATTACTTAGAACATCAAAAGGTAGTCATACGCCGCCGTACACAATTTGATTTAAATAAAGCGGAAGACCGTGCACATATCTTGGAAGGATTGCGTGTAGCGCTAGATCATATCGATCGAATCATTGCCTTAATCCGTGCATCCAAGACAACAGCTGAAGCAAAAGCGAACTTGATGGAGACATTCGAGTTATCTGATCGTCAGTCTCAAGCTATTCTCGACATGCGTCTACAACGTTTAACTGGACTAGAACGAGACAAAATTGAGTCTGAATACCAAGAGTTGTTGACACTTATTGCTGAATTACGTGCAATTTTAGCGGATGAACTAAAACTAATTGAAATTATCCGTGAAGAATTGAGCGAAGTTAAAGAACGTTTTTCTGACGAACGCCGAACAGAAATTATGCTTGGTGGTTCTGATATGCTTGAAGATGAAGATTTGATTCCAGTGGAGAATTCCATTGTGACATTAACTCACCAAGGGTATATTAAGCGTTTACCAGCTAATACGTATCGCAGTCAGAAACGTGGCGGTCGTGGAATCCAAGGGATGGGCACGAATGAAGACGACTTTGTAGAGCACTTACTAAATACTTCAACACATGACACGATTTTACTGTTTACAAGTAGAGGCCGTGTATTCCGTAAAAAAGGCTATGAGGTTCCAGAATACAGCCGAACTGCTAAAGGATTGCCGATCATTAATCTTCTTGACTTCCAAAAAGGTGAAAAGGTTACGGCAATGATCCCAATTGATGAGTTTACTGAAGATCACTATTTATTCTTCTCAACAAAACAAGGCGTTATAAAACGAACATCGATTATGGACTATGCCAATATTCGTGCAAACGGGTTAATAGCATTAGGCTTGCGTGAAGACGATGAATTGATCGCCGTTAGATCAACTGATGGAAAATCAGATATTGCGATCTGTACTAAACAAGGTATGATGATCCGCTTTGACGAGGAGAGTATCCGTCCACTTGGCAGGACTGCCGCGGGTGTACGTGGTAT
This window of the Sporosarcina ureae genome carries:
- the gyrB gene encoding DNA topoisomerase (ATP-hydrolyzing) subunit B; amino-acid sequence: MEEKDMQTAYDANQIQVLEGLEAVRKRPGMYIGTTSAKGLHHLVWEIVDNSIDEALAGYCDHIEVTIEKDNWIRVADNGRGIPVGIQESTGRPAVEVIMTVLHAGGKFGGGGYKVSGGLHGVGSSVVNALSEKTEVYVKRDNKLYAIEFSRGPVSKELEVIGESDETGTTIRFKADSEIFTETTKYEYSILSTRLRELAYLNRGLRITITDERGEEPVSELFHYEGGIKSYVQHLNENKEPIFEDPIYIEGERDGITVEVAMQYNSGYGENLLSFANNIHTYEGGTHEQGFKTALTRVINDYARKNGLLKESEDNLTGDDVREGLTAIVSIKHPDPQFEGQTKTKLGNSEVSTITNSLFSEALQRFLIENPVVARQVVGKSTMAARARMAAKNARELTRRKSALEISSLPGKLSDCSSRDPAISELYIVEGDSAGGSAKNGRDRHFQAILPLRGKILNVEKARLDRILGNAEIRMIITALGTGIGPEFNLDKARYHKLVIMTDADVDGAHIRTLLLTFFFRFMRPLIEAGYVYIAQPPLYRVRSGKREEYCYDEETLQEILSSMPASPKPDITRYKGLGEMNPEQLWETTMDPDKRTFLQVRMDDAIEANETFEELMGDEVEPRRKFIEDNAGYVQNIDT
- the gyrA gene encoding DNA gyrase subunit A → MADLPKGGVQEININTEMKTSFLNYAMSVIVSRALPDVRDGLKPVHRRILYAMHDLGITAEKPHKKSARIVGDVIGKYHPHGDSAVYDTMVRMAQDFSYRYMLVDGHGNFGSVDGDGAAAMRYTESRMSRIAMELLRDINKNTIDFQANYDEQEKEPVVLPGRYPNLLVNGTSGIAVGMATNIPPHHLGETIDAVLALAENSAITTEELMEIIPGPDFPTGGMILGRSGIRRAYETGRGSLIIRGKAEIETAANGRETIIVNEIPFQVNKAKLIEKIAELVRDKKIDGITHLADESDRTGMRIVIEVRRDANANVLLNNLYKQTALQTSFGINMLALVDKQPKVLSLKEILYHYLEHQKVVIRRRTQFDLNKAEDRAHILEGLRVALDHIDRIIALIRASKTTAEAKANLMETFELSDRQSQAILDMRLQRLTGLERDKIESEYQELLTLIAELRAILADELKLIEIIREELSEVKERFSDERRTEIMLGGSDMLEDEDLIPVENSIVTLTHQGYIKRLPANTYRSQKRGGRGIQGMGTNEDDFVEHLLNTSTHDTILLFTSRGRVFRKKGYEVPEYSRTAKGLPIINLLDFQKGEKVTAMIPIDEFTEDHYLFFSTKQGVIKRTSIMDYANIRANGLIALGLREDDELIAVRSTDGKSDIAICTKQGMMIRFDEESIRPLGRTAAGVRGIRLRLEDEVVGMDIVEAGDDILVVTEKGYGKRTHESEYRSQSRGGYGLKTMHMTDRNGSIVAMKSVNGEEDLMLITIHGILIRMSIGDISIFGRSTQGVRLIRLADDERVATVAKVEKNDELEEELDEEVEGEIEVSKQVQPDIDIEAETDSEE